A window of Cellulomonas sp. SLBN-39 genomic DNA:
ACCGGGGCCAGCACCCACCGGCGCAGCGCGAGCCAGAGGGTGATGCCCGCCGCGGCGGCCGCGACGACCAGCAGCGCCACGATCGTCGCCGACAGGGCCGTCCACCTCTGGAGCTCCTCCATCGCGGCGAGCCGGTCTGCCCGGAGCTGGGCGAGGTAGGACTCGATCGGTGCGCGGGCCTCGTCGAAGAGCACACGGCCGGCCTCGATGTCTTCCGGAGCCACCGACGTGGTGCCGTCGGCCCGGACCTGGGCGACGAGAGGGTCGGCGAACTGCGCGCGCCAGGTGGTCGCCGCGTCGGCCGCCGCCCGGGCGTACGAGACGAGGTCCGCGTCGGCGTCGGCGGCCTCCAGCCGCTCGGCCAGGACCTGGAAGTCCTGCTCGGACGTCGTCGCCCGCTCGTACGGCTCCAGCGTGACCTCGTCGCCGGTGAGCGCGAAGCCGCGGACCGCGGTCTCGGCGTCGACGAGCTGGACGTAGGCGGTGTCGGCATCGGAGATCGCGTCGAAGTACACCTCGGTGACGACCCGCTGCAGCTCGACCTGCCGGGCGAACACGAGACCGGCCACGACGACGACCACGCCGAGCACCGCCGACGCGGCCGCGAGCAGCAGGGTCAGCCGACGACGCAGCGTGGACCGCGGGCGCGGTGCAGCGCTCACGGGGCCCACCCCAGGAGCACGACGGCCGTGTCGTCGACGAGGTCGCCGCCGTGCCGCTGCCGGACCTCGGCCAGGAGCCGCCCCAGGAGCGGGTCGTCGCCGTCGGGCGCCGCGTCGTCGAGGGTCACGGGCGGCGTCAGGGTGGCGTCGGACACGGCGCGCAGGCCGTCCTTGCCGAGCCGCGCGCCGCCGTCGCCGACCGTCGCCTCGAGGACCCCGTCGGTGTACAGCAGGACCCGCCACCGGGCGCCGAGCTCGAGGCGGGCCGGCGGCCACCCACCGCCCACGGGGATGCCGAGGGCCCGCCCGCGCGCGCCGGCGGGCAGCAGCGTCGCGGGCGGCCCCACGAGCAGGGGAACGGGGTGCCCCGCGAGGTACAGGTCCGCGGTGCGCCGGTCGGGCGCGACGGCCAGCATCGAGACCGTGGTGAAGACCTCGGGCCGGGCGCGCTCGGCCACGAGGACGCGTTCGAGCAGGCCGAGGACCTCGTCGGTGGGGACGTCGGCGAGCACGAGGGTCCGCCAGGCGGTGCGGAGGGTGGCCCCCAGCGCCGCCTCGTCGGGCCCGTGGCCGCAGACGTCGCCGACCATCGCCAGGACGGTGCCGTCGGGTCGTTCGACGACGTCGTAGAAGTCGCCGCCGAGCAGGCCCTCGCGGCCCGCGCGGTAGGCGACCCGCACCTCGAGCCCGGTGTCGTTGAGCACGGGGCGGGGCAGCAGGGCGCGCTCCAGCCGGTTCGTCTCGGCGGCGCGGACCAGGCTGCGGTACAGCGCGCGGTCGGTGTCCTCGAGCCGGCGGCGCTGCACGGCGTAGCGCACCGAGCGGGCGATCGCCTCGCCGTCGACGTCACCCTTGACGAGGTAGTCCTGCGCCCCCGCGGCGACGGCGTCGAGCCCGGCGCCGGCGTCCGTCAGGCCGGTGAGGACGACGACCGGAGGGCTGCCCGCCGTCAGGAGCCGCTCGAGGGCGCCGAGGCCGGTGGCGTCGGGCAGGCCGAGGTCGAGCAGCACGCAGTCGGCGTCGAGCTGCGTCACGGCCTCGTCGAGCGAGCGCACCCGCACGAGGGCGCCGTCGAGCCCGACGTCGCGCAGGTGCTCCGCCACGAGCAGCGCGTCGCCGTCGTCGTCCTCGACGAGCAGGACGCGCAGCGCTGGTCCGGTGCCGGGGTGCACGGGTCCGCGCACGGGGTCCGACGTGGCCGCCGAGGTGTCCACGACCGTCCTTCCGCTCGGGGGTGGCACGACTCTAGGGCCTGCGTCGGGGTGCCGCGGTCCCTGGTCGCGCGCCTGCGGGCCGCGCGTGCACCCGTGCGGCGGCGCCGTCGTCGCCGGGGGGACGCGGCGGGGCGGATAATGGACGGCCGCCGCGCGGGCGCACCCCGAGGGGTCCGGCCCGGCGGCGTTCGAGCGACGGTCGTGGACGGGAGACGTGCCGGTGACGGGCAGTGACGACGGTCTGGCCGACGAGCAGAAGGTCGTGGACCGGTTGTACGGGCGCCTCGACGCGCTGCGGGCGCACACCCGGGGCCGGCTGACGGCGGTCCGCCGGGAGGGTCCGTCCGGCTCGCCGCAGAACCGGTCCGAGCGGGACGCGTTCGCCACCCTCTACGAGGACCGGCTCGCCCAGCTCGAGGCGGTCGAGGAGCGGCTGACGTTCGGCCGCCTGGACCTCACGGACGGGGAGCGGCGCTACGTCGGGCGCATCGGGCTGACCGACGAGGACCAGTCGCCGCTGCTGACGGACTGGCGTGCGCCTGCCGCGCAGGCGTTCTACCGGGCCACCGCCGCGCGGCCCGACGGCGTCGTGCGCCGCCGCCACCTGGTGACGAGCGGCCGGTCGGTGACCGGCGTGGAGGACGAGGTCCTCGACCTCGACGCGCTGGCCGCCCAGGGCGTCGACCCCGCGGACCTGTCCGGCCTGTCGGGCGAGGGCGCCCTGCTGGCGGCGCTGGCGGCGGGGCGCACGGGGCGCATGGGCGACATCGTCGCGACCATCCAGGCCGAGCAGGACGCCATCATCCGGTCCGAGCTCGCGGGCACCCTCGTGGTGCAGGGCGGGCCGGGCACGGGCAAGACGGCCGTCGCCCTCCACCGGGCCGCCTACCTGCTGTACGCGCACCGGCGCCTGCTCGAGCGCTCCGGTGTGCTGCTCGTCGGCCCGTCGCGCACGTTCCTGCGGTACATCGACCAGGTCCTGCCCTCGCTGGGCGAGACGGGCGTGGTCACCGCCACCGTCGCCGACCTCGTGCCGGGCGTGGAGGCGCGCGGGTCCGAGGCGGACGCGGTCGCCGAGATCAAGGGTCGGGCGCTGATGGCCAAGGTCGTGGCCCGCGCGGTCCGCCAGCGCCAGCGCGTGCCCGCGGCTCCGGTCGAGGTGCGGGTCGACGGCATCACCGTGGTCGTGCGCCCGCAGGACGTGGCGTCGGCGATCGCGCGCACCCGCCGGCACCACAAGCCGCACAACGAGGCCCGGGTCTCGTTCGTGCGCGACATGCTCGGTCGCCTCGCGCAGCAGTACGTCGAGCAGCTCAGCTGGGACGTCGCCCCCGAGGACCGCGCGGAGGTGCTGGAGGACCTGCGCACGACCCGCGAGGTGCGGGTCGCGCTGAACCTCGCGTGGATGCCGATCACCCCGCAGAAGCTCGTCGCGGACCTGTGGGCCAAGCCGCACCGTCTCGAGGCCGCGGCGCCGGAGCTCACCCCCGCCGAACGCCGGCTGCTGGCCCGCCCGGCCGACGCCCCGTGGACGCCCGCCGACGTCCCCCTCCTCGACGAGGCCGCCGAGCTGCTCGGCGAGGACGACCAGGCCGCCCGTGCGCAGGCCCGGGCCGACGCCGAGCGCCGCTCGCAGGAGCTGGCCTACGCCCGGGACGTGCTGCGATCGACGGGTGCCGGCGACATGGTCTCGGCCGAGGTGCTCGCCGACCGGTTCTCCGGCGGGGGTTCGGGGCTGACGACCGCCGAGCGCGCCGCCGCGGACCGGTCGTGGACGTACGGCCACGTGGTGGTCGACGAGGCGCAGGAGCTCTCGGCGATGGCCTGGCGCGCGCTGCTGCGCCGGGTGCCGACCCGCTCCATGACGGTCGTCGGCGACGTCGCGCAGACGTCGACGCGGGCCGGCGCGCACGACTGGGGCAGCATGCTCGACCCGGTGCTGCGCACCGACTGGCGGCTGGCCGAGCTCACGGTGAACTACCGGACGCCGGCGGCGGTCGCCGACGCGGCCCGTGCGGTCGCGGTCGCGGCGGGCCTGCCCGTCAGCCGGCTGACGTCCGCGCGCGACGTGCCCGACGCGCTCGTGGTCGACCACGTCCCGGACCCGGCCGGGCTCGTGGAGGCCGCCGCGGCCGCCGCGGACGACCTCGCCGCACGGGTGCGCGACGCCCGCGGCGGGGGGCGTGCCGCGCTGGTCGCCTCCGCCGCCCGGGTTCCGGCCCTGCGGGACGCGCTGGCCCGCCGCGGCCGTCAGGTGCCCGGCCGGGGCGCCCTCACCGACCTCGAGGTGCCGCTCGTGGTGCTCACGCCGCTGCAGGCCAAGGGGCTGGAGTTCGACGCGGTCGTGCTCGTCGAGCCGGCCGAGGTGCTCGAGGGCTCCGCCGGCGACCTGTTCGTGGCGATGACCCGACCGACGGGGGTGCTGCACGTCGTGCACAGCCGGGCCCTGCCCGACGGGATGCCCGGCTGAGCACGGGCCGTCCGCGGACCGGGACGGCTTTGGTCCACCCGCCGGACGCGGAGCACGATGGGCCCGTGCCCACCGCGCTGCTGCTCGAGAACCTCCACCCGCAGGCCCGAACGATCCTCGAGGCCGCCGGGTTCGACGTGATCACCCGCACGGGTGCCCTCGACGAGCCCGAGCTGGTCGAGGCGCTGTCCGGGGTGCAGGTGCTGGGCATCCGGTCCAAGACGCAGGTGACGGCGGCCGCGCTCGCCGCGGCCCCAGACCTGGAGGTCGTCGGCGCGTTCTGCATCGGCACCAACCAGGTCGACCTGCAGGCCGCCGCCGAGCGGGGCATCGCGGTCTTCAACGCACCGTTCTCGAACACCCGCTCGGTCGTGGAGATCGCGATCGCGGACATCATCGCCCTGACCCGACGCCTGACGGTGCTGGACAAGGAGATGCACGACGGCGTGTGGAACAAGTCCGCGACGGGCGCGCACGAGGTCCGGGGCCGCACGCTCGGCATCGTCGGGTACGGCAACATCGGCACGCAGCTGTCGGTGCTCGCCGAGAACCTCGGCATGTCGGTCGTGTTCTACGACACCGCCGAGAAGCTCGCGCTCGGCAACGCGCGGCGCATGGAGACCCTCGACGAGCTCCTCGAGACCGCGGACGTCGTCACGCTGCACGTCGACGGGCGCTCCGGCAACGCCGGGATGTTCGGCGCCAAGCAGCTCGCGCGCATGCGCCCCGGGGCGATCTTCCTCAACCTCTCGCGCGGCTTCGTCGTGGACTACGCGGCCCTGCGCGACGCCGTCGTCTCGGGCCACGTGGCCGGCGCGGCCGTCGACGTGTTCCCCGACGAGCCCAAGCGCAAGGGCGACCCGTTCGAGTCCGAGCTGCGCGGCCTGCCCAACGTGATCCTGTCCCCGCACACGGGCGGCTCGACCGAGGAGGCGCAGGAGGCGATCGGCCGGTTCGTGGCCAACAAGATCCGCGACCACCTCGCGACCGGCTCGACGAACCTGTCGGTGAACCTGCCGAACCTGGCTCTCGACCAGCGGCCCGAGTGGCACCGGCTGGCCTACCTGCACCGCAACGTGCCGGGCGTGCTGGCGAAGATCAACGCCACGCTCGCCGAGCACGGCGTCAACATCGAGGGCCAGCTCCTGGCCACGCGTGGCGAGCTCGGCTACGTCGTCACGGACGTCGGCTCGGCCGTGGCCCCGGCCGTCGTGGACGCCCTCGCCGCGCAGCCCGAGTCGCTGCGCCTGCGCCTGCTGTCCTGACGGCCGGGCCGCACGGCCCGGTCAGGCGGAGCCGGACTTGCGCTGGAACCGTCGCTGCACCGGTCCCGCGGTCTCCGACCCGTGGACCCCGCCCGTCTTGCGCGACCCGTCCGCCGTCGGGTGACCGACGGCCTTCTTGCGCTCCAGGGCCTCCCGGAAGCGCGCCTTCGCGTCCTCGCTGACCGCTTCCGGCTTGTCGTCTGCCATGGGTTCCTCCGCTCCGTTCGGCGCCGGACGGCGCCTGTCCAGCGTGGACGACCCTACGTCGACGCGCCACACCATTGCGTGCGGGTCGACCGACGCCTGCCGGGGCCGGTCAGCCGCGGCCGGGCTCCTGCGACGACGGTGCACGCTCGGCGTCCTCGCGCTCGGCGCGCAGGACCGCGATCGCGGACTCGAAGTCGTCGAGGGAGTCGAACGCCTGGTAGACGCTCGCGAACCGCAGGTAGGCGACCTCGTCGAGGTCGCGCAGGGGTCCGAGGATCGCCAGGCCGATCTCGTAGGCGTCGATCTCGGCCGACCCGGCGGACCGCAGCGTCTCCTCGACCTTCTGCGCCAGCAGCGCCAGGTCGTCCTCGCTGACCGGGCGCCCCTGGCACGCCTTGCGCACCCCGGTGGCGATCTTCTCCCGGCTGAACGGCTCCGTGGCGCCGGACCGCTTGACGACCGACAGGCTCGCCGTCTCGACGGTGGTGAAACGCCGGTTGCAGCTCGGGCACTGGCGGCGGCGCCGGATGGACGCGCCGTCGTCGGAGGTGCGGGAGTCCACGACGCGCGAGTCCGGGTGCCGGCAGAACGGGCAGTGCACGGCGGTCCCCTCCCGGGTCGTGGCGTCCGACGACGCCGGCGGACCGGGCGTCGGAGGTGACGCTAGGCCGCGCCGCACCCGCGGTGCAACACGGGTGCCGGCGTCCGGGCGGCGGGAGCACCGAGGGCGGCCGTCCGTGACGGCCGCCCTCGTCGGGACGCCCCCGTCCCGTGCGGCGTCAACTCGCCTCGACGCCGCTGATGCTGCGGGCCGCGCCGGGCGCGGGCCGCTCGTCCGGCCGACCCCCCAGCCTGCCGAATGAGGTAAGCCTAACCTATTCGTGCTCGGTTGCCCAGCCGCTCACGCCGTCACCGGGCCGGGACCACGATCGTCTGCCCGGCGAGCAGGTCGCCCGACGGGAGGTCGTTGAGGCGCATCAGCTCGAGCACGACGTCGCGCACGTCCTCACCCTCCGCCGCGGCACGGTCGGCGATCGCCCAGAGCGTCTCCCCCGGCTCGACCACATGACGGACGACCACCACCCCGCCCGCCGTGCCGTCGGCCTGCGCCGACCACGCAGCGCCGCCGACGCCGGCCACGAGGAGCAGCCCGAGGGCCCAGACCACCACGCGCCCGCGGCGCGTCAGCCGCAGCCCGCGGATCCCGGCCTCCTCGACCGCGCGAGGCGCGGGACGCGCCGGACGGGCGGCCCCGCCGGCGCGGGCCGGCGCGACCCTCCCCGGCGCCGGCTTGTCGGCCGCGCCCCCCTGGACCACCCGCAGCACCGGGCGCCGCACCCCGTCGACCTGCCCTGCCGCACCCGTTCGCGGTGCCGTCGTCGTGCCTGCCATGACCCTGCCTCCGTCCCGAACCGCCCGCCCCGCACCCGCCGACCCTTGCCGCCGGGCACCTCGCCCGAATCGAACACGCGTTCGTCGAACGTCTGTACGAGTTCTACCAGACGGCGCCGACGACCGTCGAGACACGCTCGAACAGATGTTTGATGTCGCAGGTCGCGGGCCCGTAAGGTGTTCCCGACGGGAAGTGCACCACCGCCCACCGACACGCACGCGTGCCGCGCGGCGGACCGCGGCCGGCGGCCGCACGACTCAGGAGGCGTTGTGGACGTGCAGCAGGGGAACCCACCGGCCGGGGCGCAGGCGCCGGCGGTCGACGTGACGGCGGGTGGGCTCACGCCGCGGCAGCGCCTCGTCCTCGACACCGTCCGCGCCAGCGTCGAGCGGCGCGGGTACCCGCCGAGCATGCGCGAGATCGGCGAGGCGGTCGGCCTGACCAGCCCGTCCAGCGTCAAGCACCAGCTCAACGCGCTGGAGCGCAAGGGCTACCTGCGGCGCGACCCGCACCGCCCCCGGGCCATCGAGGTCGTCCAGCCGGACGGCGCGGCGCCCGTCGCGGACGGCGACCGCACGCACGGGACAGGGACGCGCCCGGCACGGACGGGGTTCGCGGCGCTGTCGACGGTGCCCGCAGCGGCGTCGGCGGACGTGCCCGTCGTCGGACGCATCGCCGCCGGCGGGCCCATCCTCGCCGAGCAGGTCGTCGAGGACGTGTTCTCCCTCCCCCGCCAGCTCGTCGGCGAGGGCGACCTCTTCCTGCTGCGCGTCGTCGGTGACTCGATGCTCGACGCGGCGATCTGCGACGGCGACTGGGTCGTCGTGCGACGGCAGCCGGTGGCCGAGAACGGCGAGATCGTGGCCGCGATGATCGACGGCGAGGCCACGGTCAAGGTGCTGCGCCGCGCGGACGGCCACGTGTGGCTCATGCCGCGCAACGCGGCCTACGAGCCGATCGCCGGCGACGAGGCGACGGTCCTCGGTCGCGTCGTCAGCGTGCTCCGGAGCCTGTGACCCGCCCCGGGGCCCGTCACCACGCAGCAGCGCCCGTCGTCGGCACCAGCGGTGCGGACGACGGGCGCTGCTGCGTGCGGGAGCTGCTGCGCGCGGTCTAGAAGCCGAACCGGCGGGCGACCGAGCGGACGGCCTCCGCCGACCGGCGCAGCCCCGTGAGCTCGTCCGACGACATCGGGACGGCGAGCCGCTCGGCCACCCCGCGCGCACCGACGATCGTCGGCACCGACAGGCACACGTCGGAGATGCCGAGGTAGTCGGTCAGCAGCGAGGAGACCGGCAGGATGCGCTTCTCGTCCTTGAGCACGGCCTCGATGATGCGCGACCCGGCCAGGGCGATCGCGTAGTTGGTCGCCCCCTTGCCCTCGATGATGCGGTACGCGGACTCGACGACCTCGCGGGCCATCGCGTCGCGCACCTCGCGCGTGAGGGGCCCGTTCTCCCCGATCCCGTCCCACTCGAGCAGCGGCACGGAGCCGATCGACGCCGAGCTCCACAGCGGCAGCTCGGAGTCCCCGTGCTCGCCGGCCACGTACGCGTGCACGTTCTGCACGGCCACCCCGGTGTGCCGGGCGATGAGGTAGCGCAGGCGCGAGGAGTCCAGGACGGTGCCCGAGCCGAAGAGCTGCTGCGGCGGCAGGCCGGAGATCTGCAGCGCGGCGTACGTGACGACGTCCACGGGGTTGGTCACCATGACGTACGTCGCGTTCGGCGCGACCTCGACGATGCCCGGCAGCACGTTGCGCACGAGGGCGATCGTCGCCTCGGCCAGGTCGAGCCGGGACTGCCCCGGACGCTGCTTCGCGCCGGCCGTGAACACCACGATGTCGCAGTCCGCGAGGACGGACACGTCGTCGGAGCCGACGACCTCGGCCATCGACATGAACTGGATGCCGTGGGACAGGTCGAGGACCTCGGCCTCGACCTTCTGCTTGTTGACGTCGAGCAGCGCGACCGTCCGCGCCGCGCCGCGCATCAGCGCCGCGTAGGCCATCGTCGAGCCGACGGCGCCCGCGCCGACGATGCCGAGCTTGGACGTGCGGCGCTGCGGTGGGACGACCGAGCCCAGGTCGAGCTCGTCGTCGATGGCGTCGGCCATGGCATGTCCCCTCGTCGCGGGCGTCGGTGCAGGTCGTCGCGGGGGCGCCCGCCCGGTCGGCGCCCCTGGTGGAAGGCTAGTCGGCTCCGCGCAGGCGGCGCAGCGCGGCCACCACGACGTCGCGGTCGTCGGTGCGCCAGAAGTCCGGCATCGACCGCAGCAGGAACTCCCCGTAGCGGGCCGTCGACAGCCGCGGGTCGAGCACGGCCACGACGCCGCGGTCCTGCGACGAGCGCACCAGCCGCCCCGCGCCCTGGGCGAGCAGGAGCGCCGCGTGGGTCGCGGACACCGACATGAACCCGTTGCCGCCCGCGGCCGCCACGGCGTCCGTGCGCGCGGAGCGCACGGGGTCGTCGGGGCGCGGGAACGGGATGCGGTCGATGACGACGAGGCGGCACGCCGGCCCGGGGACGTCGACGCCCTGCCACAGCGACAGCGTCCCGAACAGGCAGGTCGCCTCGTCGGCGGCGAACCGCGCCACCAGCGTCGGCAGCTGGTCGTCACCCTGCAGGAGGACGGGGACGTCGAGACGCTCGCGCATGGCCTCGGCGGCGACGGTCGCGGCCCGCCGGGACGTGAACAGCCCCAGCGTGCGCCCGCCCGCCGCCTCGACCAGGGTCGCGATCTCGTCGAGCTGGGCGTCGGTGGCGGGCTCGCGGCCCGGCGGCGGCAGCCGGCGCGCGACGTAGCAGATCGCCTGCCGGGGGTAGTCGAACGGGCTGCCGACGTCGAGGCCGCGCCACGGCTCCGGCGCCGCGGCCTCCTCGCCCGTGCCGGGCGCGACCCCGGCCGGGCCCTCGGGCGCGGCGTCGGGCCGGCGCTCGAGCCCGACGGAGCGGGCCACGGGCTCGAACGTCCCGCCGAGCGCGAGGGTCGCCGACGTGAGGACCGCCGTGCGGCCCGCGAGCAGGTGCGTGCGGATCAAACCGTTCACGGCCAGCGGTGCGGCGTGCAGCCGGGTCGTCGTCTGCCCGCGGCGGTCCTCGCCCCGCGCGCACCACAGCACGGTGTGCGCGTTCTCCTGCGGGTCGGCGGCCATCCGCTCGGTGACCTCGAAGAGCGCGAGCATCGCGGCCGCGGCCATCTTCACCCCGCCCTCGGCGCCGTCGCGGCCCTTGGTGGACGCGTCGGGCTTGAGCACCGAGAGCAGCGTGCGCGCCGCGTCGCGGACCATCGCCACGGCGGTGCGGGTGCCCTCGGGCAGCCCGTCGGGGAACCGCCCCTCGGGCAGCGGGACGAGGACGCTCGCCAGGTGCTGGCCGGCGGCGTCCAGGTCGGTCGTCGGGACGCCCCCGTGCCGCCGGGCCAGGCGCGCCGCGTGCTCCACCACGGGCAGCGACAGCTCGGCGGTCGCCTGGGCCGTCACCCGGTCGGTGAGCTCGTGGGCCTCGTCGACGACCAGGACGTCGTGCTCGGGCAGGACGTTGGGCGCACCGGTCGCGGCGATGCCGAGCATCGCGTGGTTCGTCACGACGACGTCGGCCTCGCGCGCGAGGGCGCGCGCACGGTCCGGGAAGCACTCCTCACGCATCGGGCAGGACGTGCCCAGGCACTCCATCGCGGTGACGGCGACCTGCCGCCAGGCACGGTCCGCGACGCCCGGGACGAGGTCGTCGCGGTCGCCGGTCGTCGTCTCCTCGGCCCACTCGCGCAGCCGGACGACCTGCGCCCCGAGTCCCTCGCGCCCGGTCGGCCCGTCGTCCGCGGTCGCCGGGTGGTCGGCCGCGCCGGGCCGCTCGGGCACGTCGAACAGCGCCCCCTGGTCGTCCTCCGGGTAGCCGCCGGCGACCTTGTGGGCGCACAGGTAGTTGTGCCAGCCCTTGAGGAGCGCGATCTGGGCCGGCCGGGGCAGGCGGTCCGCGAGCGCCTGCGTGACCAGGGGCAGGTCGCGGGTGATGACCTGGCGCTGCAGGGCGAGGGTCGCGGTGGAGACCACGACGCGCTCGCTCTCGAGGACCGCGTGCCGCACGGCCGGCACGAGGTACCCGAGGGACTTGCCGGTGCCGGTCCCCGCCTGCACGAGCAGGTGCTCGTGCTCGTCGAGGGCCTGGGCCACGGCCGCCGCCATCTGCTGCTGGCCGGGGCGGGGCGTGCCGCCGAGCGCGCCCACGGCGAGGTCGAGGAGCTCACCGACGCCCGGCCCGTCCGTGCCGGTCCCGGGCCCGGCGCCCGTGCCCTCGTCGTCGGGGGCGGCCGGGCGGGCACGGGTCGGTCGAGGCACCGCGACAGCGTAGTCGTCGGCACCCACGCCGCCCGTGGCGCCCGGCCGGGCTCAGCCCGCCGCCGGCGGCGGCCCGTCGACCGGCAGGTGCCGGGCCCACCACGCCAGCAGGTGCTCGAACCGGGCCGCCCGGTGCCGCGGCCGGCCCGAGCGCGTCAGCTCGTGGCCCTCGCCGGGGAACAGCAGCAGCTCGGCCTCGACGCCGCGTCGGCGCAGCTCGACGAACCAGCGCTGGCCCTGCTCGACGGGGCAGCGCCAGTCCTGCTCGGAGTGCACGACGAGCGTGGGCGTACGGACCTCGCCGACGTGGGCCATGGGCGACTGCGCGGCGACGTGGTCCGGCTCGGTCGCGGGGTCGCCCAGGTACTCCAGCCCGAACCACCACCCGATGTCCGACGACCCGACGAAGCTCACGGGGTCGAGGAAGCCGCGCTCGACGACCGCGGCGGCGAACCGGTGCGTGCGCGTGGTCAGCCACGCGGCCATGTAGCCGCCGTAGGAGCCGCCCAGGACGCCGACGCGGTCGGGGTCCAGGACGGACGCGTCCTCGGCGAGCGCCGCGTCGAGCAGCGCGAGCACGTCGTCGGCGTCGACCGTGCCGAAGGCCCGACGGATCGCCCGCCCGTGGGCGCGGCCGTACCCCGCCGACCCGCGCGGGTTGCCCAGGACGACCGCGTACCCCGCACCGGCGAGCACCTGCGCCTCGTCGAAGAGCGCGTGCGTGTACTGGGCGAAGGGGCCGCCGTGCACCATGAGCAGGGTGGGGTGCGGCCCGGGGTGCCGCCCCGGGTCCGGCAGCACGACCCAGCCGTGCACGGGGTACCCGTCGGGCGAGGCGGCGGTGATCTCGCGCGCGGCGTGCACGCGGCCCGTCGCGCGCAGGGTCGCCGACCAGTCCGCGTGGACGGCGACCGGGTCCACCGTGAGCAGGGCGCCCGACGTCGTCGGCCCCGCCGCGGTGACGACGACCCGCCCGTCGGGCGCGGCCCCGGCGCCGAGGACGACGTGCGGCGCGGGCAGCAGCGTGCGCAGCGTGCCGTCGTCGAGGACCTCCCGCAGCTCGACGGCGCCGCGGTGCTCGACGGCCACGACCGCACCGCCCGCGCGCGGCACGAGCACGTCCGGCGCGAGGTCGAC
This region includes:
- a CDS encoding ATP-dependent DNA helicase — translated: MPRPTRARPAAPDDEGTGAGPGTGTDGPGVGELLDLAVGALGGTPRPGQQQMAAAVAQALDEHEHLLVQAGTGTGKSLGYLVPAVRHAVLESERVVVSTATLALQRQVITRDLPLVTQALADRLPRPAQIALLKGWHNYLCAHKVAGGYPEDDQGALFDVPERPGAADHPATADDGPTGREGLGAQVVRLREWAEETTTGDRDDLVPGVADRAWRQVAVTAMECLGTSCPMREECFPDRARALAREADVVVTNHAMLGIAATGAPNVLPEHDVLVVDEAHELTDRVTAQATAELSLPVVEHAARLARRHGGVPTTDLDAAGQHLASVLVPLPEGRFPDGLPEGTRTAVAMVRDAARTLLSVLKPDASTKGRDGAEGGVKMAAAAMLALFEVTERMAADPQENAHTVLWCARGEDRRGQTTTRLHAAPLAVNGLIRTHLLAGRTAVLTSATLALGGTFEPVARSVGLERRPDAAPEGPAGVAPGTGEEAAAPEPWRGLDVGSPFDYPRQAICYVARRLPPPGREPATDAQLDEIATLVEAAGGRTLGLFTSRRAATVAAEAMRERLDVPVLLQGDDQLPTLVARFAADEATCLFGTLSLWQGVDVPGPACRLVVIDRIPFPRPDDPVRSARTDAVAAAGGNGFMSVSATHAALLLAQGAGRLVRSSQDRGVVAVLDPRLSTARYGEFLLRSMPDFWRTDDRDVVVAALRRLRGAD
- a CDS encoding S9 family peptidase, whose translation is MIPSDLDLLRTPGAPAPLPDGSAAVVAVGGPDLDADANRGELWLVPLDGAGGDDGTDARAGTGAARRLTHGHRDTAPQVTPDGRWVVFCRAPLTGGPAQLHVLGLGGGEPVRLTDAPLGVAGPVVSPDATRVAYVARVPQEGRYVPGGDPAAEAPRHVTTFRYRSDALGFVHDRPLHVHVLTLPDDPGASRTLPAVHALTSGEVEVAGPAWLPDGTALVATSTRHAARERDTRRDAVLVDADPQAGSAPVPLTDADTGSPLQVVAVRPAAGGAGLWLLARDLGPTADDTVAALTGLHRLPTTGTGPALRSSGPPVRLTDADEVDLAPDVLVPRAGGAVVAVEHRGAVELREVLDDGTLRTLLPAPHVVLGAGAAPDGRVVVTAAGPTTSGALLTVDPVAVHADWSATLRATGRVHAAREITAASPDGYPVHGWVVLPDPGRHPGPHPTLLMVHGGPFAQYTHALFDEAQVLAGAGYAVVLGNPRGSAGYGRAHGRAIRRAFGTVDADDVLALLDAALAEDASVLDPDRVGVLGGSYGGYMAAWLTTRTHRFAAAVVERGFLDPVSFVGSSDIGWWFGLEYLGDPATEPDHVAAQSPMAHVGEVRTPTLVVHSEQDWRCPVEQGQRWFVELRRRGVEAELLLFPGEGHELTRSGRPRHRAARFEHLLAWWARHLPVDGPPPAAG